One genomic region from Panthera tigris isolate Pti1 chromosome D1, P.tigris_Pti1_mat1.1, whole genome shotgun sequence encodes:
- the KLC2 gene encoding kinesin light chain 2 isoform X1, whose amino-acid sequence MATMVLPREEKLSQDEIVLGTKAVIQGLETLRGEHRALLAPLVAHEAGEAEPGSQERCVLLRRSLEAIELGLGEAQVILALSSHLGAVESEKQKLRAQVRRLVQENQWLREELAGTQQKLQRSEQAVAQLEEEKQHLLFMSQIRKLDEDTSPSEEKGDVPKDSLDDLFPNEEEQSPAPSPGGGDVAAQHGGYEIPARLRTLHNLVIQYASQGRYEVAVPLCKQALEDLEKTSGHDHPDVATMLNILALVYRDQNKYKEAAHLLNDALAIREKTLGKDHPAVAATLNNLAVLYGKRGKYKEAEPLCKRALEIREKVLGKFHPDVAKQLSNLALLCQNQGKAEEVEYYYRRALEIYATRLGPDDPNVAKTKNNLASCYLKQGKYQDAETLYKEILTRAHEKEFGSVNGDNKPIWMHAEEREESKDKRRDSTPYGEYGSWYKACKVDSPTVNTTLRSLGALYRRQGKLEAAHTLEDCASRSRKQGLDPASQTRVVELLKDSSGGRGDRRGSRDVTGGAGARPESELEEAGPAAEWSGDGSGSLRRSGSFGKLRDALRRSSEMLVKKLQGGGPQEPPNPRMKRASSLNFLNKSVEEPVQPGGTGFSDSRTLSSSSMDLSRRSSLVG is encoded by the exons ATGGCTACGATGGTGCTTCCGCGGGAGGAGAAGCTGAGCCAGGATGAGATCGTGCTGGGCACCAAGGCCGTCATCCAAGGCCTGGAGACCCTGCGCGGGGAGCATCGTGCCCTTCTCGCTCCCTTGGTAGCACATGAAGCTGGCGAGGCAGAGCCCGGCTCACAGGAGCGCTGTGTTCTCCTGCGTCGCTCCCTAGAAGCCATCGAGCTGGGTCTGGGGGAGGCCCAG GTGATCCTGGCGCTGTCGAGCCACCTGGGGGCCGTGGAGTCAGAAAAGCAGAAGCTGCGGGCTCAGGTCCGGCGCCTGGTGCAGGAGAACCAGTGGCTGCGCGAGGAGCTGGCGGGAACACAGCAGAAGCTGCAGCGCAGCGAGCAGGCTGTGGcccagctggaggaggagaagcagcatTTGCTGTTCATGAGCCAGATCCGCAAGCTGGATGAGGACACATCCCCCAGT gaggagaagggggacGTCCCCAAAGACTCTCTGGATGACCTGTTCCCCAACGAGGAGGAGCAGAGCCCAG cccccagccctggaggAGGGGATGTGGCTGCCCAGCACGGGGGCTATGAAATCCCGGCACGGCTCCGCACCCTGCACAACCTGGTGATTCAGTACGCCTCACAGGGCCGCTACGAGGTGGCCGTGCCACTCTGCAAGCAGGCGCTCGAGGACCTGGAGAAGACATCGGGCCACGACCACCCTGATGTTGCCACCATGCTGAACATCCTGGCTTTGGTCTATCG GGACCAGAACAAGTACAAAGAGGCTGCCCACCTGCTCAACGATGCCCTGGCCATCCGTGAAAAGACACTGGGCAAGGACCACCCGGCT GTGGCCGCAACGTTAAACAACCTAGCAGTTCTGTATGGCAAGCGGGGCAAGTACAAAGAGGCCGAGCCACTGTGCAAACGGGCATTAGAAATCCGGGAGAAG GTCCTGGGCAAGTTTCATCCAGATGTGGCCAAGCAGCTGAGCAACCTGGCCCTGCTGTGCCAGAACCAGGGCAAAGCTGAAGAGGTGGAATACTACTACCGGCGGGCGCTGGAGATCTATGCCACACGCCTCGGGCCTGATGACCCCAACGTGGCCAAAACCAAGAATAACCTG GCCTCCTGCTACCTGAAACAGGGCAAGTACCAGGACGCAGAGACCCTGTACAAGGAGATCCTCACCCGGGCTCATGAGAAGGAGTTCGGCTCTGTCAATG GGGACAACAAGCCCATCTGGATGCACGCAGAAGAACGGGAAGAGAGCAAG GACAAGCGCCGGGACAGCACCCCCTATGGGGAATATGGCAGCTGGTACAAGGCCTGTAAAGTAGACAG CCCCACAGTCAACACTACCCTGCGCAGCTTGGGGGCCCTCTACCGGCGCCAGGGCAAGCTAGAAGCGGCACACACACTGGAGGACTGCGCCAGCCGAAGCCGCAAGCAG ggcctggaccctgcAAGCCAGACCAGGGTGGTGGAACTGCTGAAAGATAGCAGTGGTGGACGGGGAGACCGCCGTGGCAGCCGGGACGTGACCGGGGGTGCTGGGGCTCGGCCTGAGTCTGAACTCGAGGAGGCAGGGCCTGCAGCCGAATGGAGCGGG GATGGCAGTGGCTCCTTGCGGCGCAGTGGCTCCTTTGGGAAGCTCCGAGATGCCCTGAGGCGGAGCAGTGAGATGCTGGTGAAGAAGCTGCAGGGTGGTGGCCCGCAGGAGCCTCCTAATCCCAG GATGAAGCGGGCTAGTTCTCTCAACTTCCTCAACAAGAGTGTGGAAGAGCCTGTCCAG CCTGGAGGCACAGGTTTCTCTGACAGCCGCACCCTCAGCTCCAGCTCCATGGACCTCTCCCGACGAAGCTCCCTCGTGGGCTAA
- the KLC2 gene encoding kinesin light chain 2 isoform X2 translates to MATMVLPREEKLSQDEIVLGTKAVIQGLETLRGEHRALLAPLVAHEAGEAEPGSQERCVLLRRSLEAIELGLGEAQVILALSSHLGAVESEKQKLRAQVRRLVQENQWLREELAGTQQKLQRSEQAVAQLEEEKQHLLFMSQIRKLDEDTSPSEEKGDVPKDSLDDLFPNEEEQSPAPSPGGGDVAAQHGGYEIPARLRTLHNLVIQYASQGRYEVAVPLCKQALEDLEKTSGHDHPDVATMLNILALVYRDQNKYKEAAHLLNDALAIREKTLGKDHPAVAATLNNLAVLYGKRGKYKEAEPLCKRALEIREKVLGKFHPDVAKQLSNLALLCQNQGKAEEVEYYYRRALEIYATRLGPDDPNVAKTKNNLASCYLKQGKYQDAETLYKEILTRAHEKEFGSVNGDNKPIWMHAEEREESKDKRRDSTPYGEYGSWYKACKVDSPTVNTTLRSLGALYRRQGKLEAAHTLEDCASRSRKQTRVVELLKDSSGGRGDRRGSRDVTGGAGARPESELEEAGPAAEWSGDGSGSLRRSGSFGKLRDALRRSSEMLVKKLQGGGPQEPPNPRMKRASSLNFLNKSVEEPVQPGGTGFSDSRTLSSSSMDLSRRSSLVG, encoded by the exons ATGGCTACGATGGTGCTTCCGCGGGAGGAGAAGCTGAGCCAGGATGAGATCGTGCTGGGCACCAAGGCCGTCATCCAAGGCCTGGAGACCCTGCGCGGGGAGCATCGTGCCCTTCTCGCTCCCTTGGTAGCACATGAAGCTGGCGAGGCAGAGCCCGGCTCACAGGAGCGCTGTGTTCTCCTGCGTCGCTCCCTAGAAGCCATCGAGCTGGGTCTGGGGGAGGCCCAG GTGATCCTGGCGCTGTCGAGCCACCTGGGGGCCGTGGAGTCAGAAAAGCAGAAGCTGCGGGCTCAGGTCCGGCGCCTGGTGCAGGAGAACCAGTGGCTGCGCGAGGAGCTGGCGGGAACACAGCAGAAGCTGCAGCGCAGCGAGCAGGCTGTGGcccagctggaggaggagaagcagcatTTGCTGTTCATGAGCCAGATCCGCAAGCTGGATGAGGACACATCCCCCAGT gaggagaagggggacGTCCCCAAAGACTCTCTGGATGACCTGTTCCCCAACGAGGAGGAGCAGAGCCCAG cccccagccctggaggAGGGGATGTGGCTGCCCAGCACGGGGGCTATGAAATCCCGGCACGGCTCCGCACCCTGCACAACCTGGTGATTCAGTACGCCTCACAGGGCCGCTACGAGGTGGCCGTGCCACTCTGCAAGCAGGCGCTCGAGGACCTGGAGAAGACATCGGGCCACGACCACCCTGATGTTGCCACCATGCTGAACATCCTGGCTTTGGTCTATCG GGACCAGAACAAGTACAAAGAGGCTGCCCACCTGCTCAACGATGCCCTGGCCATCCGTGAAAAGACACTGGGCAAGGACCACCCGGCT GTGGCCGCAACGTTAAACAACCTAGCAGTTCTGTATGGCAAGCGGGGCAAGTACAAAGAGGCCGAGCCACTGTGCAAACGGGCATTAGAAATCCGGGAGAAG GTCCTGGGCAAGTTTCATCCAGATGTGGCCAAGCAGCTGAGCAACCTGGCCCTGCTGTGCCAGAACCAGGGCAAAGCTGAAGAGGTGGAATACTACTACCGGCGGGCGCTGGAGATCTATGCCACACGCCTCGGGCCTGATGACCCCAACGTGGCCAAAACCAAGAATAACCTG GCCTCCTGCTACCTGAAACAGGGCAAGTACCAGGACGCAGAGACCCTGTACAAGGAGATCCTCACCCGGGCTCATGAGAAGGAGTTCGGCTCTGTCAATG GGGACAACAAGCCCATCTGGATGCACGCAGAAGAACGGGAAGAGAGCAAG GACAAGCGCCGGGACAGCACCCCCTATGGGGAATATGGCAGCTGGTACAAGGCCTGTAAAGTAGACAG CCCCACAGTCAACACTACCCTGCGCAGCTTGGGGGCCCTCTACCGGCGCCAGGGCAAGCTAGAAGCGGCACACACACTGGAGGACTGCGCCAGCCGAAGCCGCAAGCAG ACCAGGGTGGTGGAACTGCTGAAAGATAGCAGTGGTGGACGGGGAGACCGCCGTGGCAGCCGGGACGTGACCGGGGGTGCTGGGGCTCGGCCTGAGTCTGAACTCGAGGAGGCAGGGCCTGCAGCCGAATGGAGCGGG GATGGCAGTGGCTCCTTGCGGCGCAGTGGCTCCTTTGGGAAGCTCCGAGATGCCCTGAGGCGGAGCAGTGAGATGCTGGTGAAGAAGCTGCAGGGTGGTGGCCCGCAGGAGCCTCCTAATCCCAG GATGAAGCGGGCTAGTTCTCTCAACTTCCTCAACAAGAGTGTGGAAGAGCCTGTCCAG CCTGGAGGCACAGGTTTCTCTGACAGCCGCACCCTCAGCTCCAGCTCCATGGACCTCTCCCGACGAAGCTCCCTCGTGGGCTAA
- the KLC2 gene encoding kinesin light chain 2 isoform X3, with protein sequence MPKENHKESTKDCREQESQSKDPGEVIKGDWKKMVILALSSHLGAVESEKQKLRAQVRRLVQENQWLREELAGTQQKLQRSEQAVAQLEEEKQHLLFMSQIRKLDEDTSPSEEKGDVPKDSLDDLFPNEEEQSPAPSPGGGDVAAQHGGYEIPARLRTLHNLVIQYASQGRYEVAVPLCKQALEDLEKTSGHDHPDVATMLNILALVYRDQNKYKEAAHLLNDALAIREKTLGKDHPAVAATLNNLAVLYGKRGKYKEAEPLCKRALEIREKVLGKFHPDVAKQLSNLALLCQNQGKAEEVEYYYRRALEIYATRLGPDDPNVAKTKNNLASCYLKQGKYQDAETLYKEILTRAHEKEFGSVNGDNKPIWMHAEEREESKDKRRDSTPYGEYGSWYKACKVDSPTVNTTLRSLGALYRRQGKLEAAHTLEDCASRSRKQGLDPASQTRVVELLKDSSGGRGDRRGSRDVTGGAGARPESELEEAGPAAEWSGDGSGSLRRSGSFGKLRDALRRSSEMLVKKLQGGGPQEPPNPRMKRASSLNFLNKSVEEPVQPGGTGFSDSRTLSSSSMDLSRRSSLVG encoded by the exons GTGATCCTGGCGCTGTCGAGCCACCTGGGGGCCGTGGAGTCAGAAAAGCAGAAGCTGCGGGCTCAGGTCCGGCGCCTGGTGCAGGAGAACCAGTGGCTGCGCGAGGAGCTGGCGGGAACACAGCAGAAGCTGCAGCGCAGCGAGCAGGCTGTGGcccagctggaggaggagaagcagcatTTGCTGTTCATGAGCCAGATCCGCAAGCTGGATGAGGACACATCCCCCAGT gaggagaagggggacGTCCCCAAAGACTCTCTGGATGACCTGTTCCCCAACGAGGAGGAGCAGAGCCCAG cccccagccctggaggAGGGGATGTGGCTGCCCAGCACGGGGGCTATGAAATCCCGGCACGGCTCCGCACCCTGCACAACCTGGTGATTCAGTACGCCTCACAGGGCCGCTACGAGGTGGCCGTGCCACTCTGCAAGCAGGCGCTCGAGGACCTGGAGAAGACATCGGGCCACGACCACCCTGATGTTGCCACCATGCTGAACATCCTGGCTTTGGTCTATCG GGACCAGAACAAGTACAAAGAGGCTGCCCACCTGCTCAACGATGCCCTGGCCATCCGTGAAAAGACACTGGGCAAGGACCACCCGGCT GTGGCCGCAACGTTAAACAACCTAGCAGTTCTGTATGGCAAGCGGGGCAAGTACAAAGAGGCCGAGCCACTGTGCAAACGGGCATTAGAAATCCGGGAGAAG GTCCTGGGCAAGTTTCATCCAGATGTGGCCAAGCAGCTGAGCAACCTGGCCCTGCTGTGCCAGAACCAGGGCAAAGCTGAAGAGGTGGAATACTACTACCGGCGGGCGCTGGAGATCTATGCCACACGCCTCGGGCCTGATGACCCCAACGTGGCCAAAACCAAGAATAACCTG GCCTCCTGCTACCTGAAACAGGGCAAGTACCAGGACGCAGAGACCCTGTACAAGGAGATCCTCACCCGGGCTCATGAGAAGGAGTTCGGCTCTGTCAATG GGGACAACAAGCCCATCTGGATGCACGCAGAAGAACGGGAAGAGAGCAAG GACAAGCGCCGGGACAGCACCCCCTATGGGGAATATGGCAGCTGGTACAAGGCCTGTAAAGTAGACAG CCCCACAGTCAACACTACCCTGCGCAGCTTGGGGGCCCTCTACCGGCGCCAGGGCAAGCTAGAAGCGGCACACACACTGGAGGACTGCGCCAGCCGAAGCCGCAAGCAG ggcctggaccctgcAAGCCAGACCAGGGTGGTGGAACTGCTGAAAGATAGCAGTGGTGGACGGGGAGACCGCCGTGGCAGCCGGGACGTGACCGGGGGTGCTGGGGCTCGGCCTGAGTCTGAACTCGAGGAGGCAGGGCCTGCAGCCGAATGGAGCGGG GATGGCAGTGGCTCCTTGCGGCGCAGTGGCTCCTTTGGGAAGCTCCGAGATGCCCTGAGGCGGAGCAGTGAGATGCTGGTGAAGAAGCTGCAGGGTGGTGGCCCGCAGGAGCCTCCTAATCCCAG GATGAAGCGGGCTAGTTCTCTCAACTTCCTCAACAAGAGTGTGGAAGAGCCTGTCCAG CCTGGAGGCACAGGTTTCTCTGACAGCCGCACCCTCAGCTCCAGCTCCATGGACCTCTCCCGACGAAGCTCCCTCGTGGGCTAA